From one Nocardioides yefusunii genomic stretch:
- a CDS encoding ABC transporter permease, with the protein MTMTRAAAHAAPTPTPWSRLAASRLWRSRIGYGVLIAVLAYLIVWPLYKLQSMAFADGAQGYRDQFGRDDVAQTLQTTALLAVVSVVIAMVLGTILAFAVSRLPGGVGWLRIVPLLPIVMPSVANVVGWAFLLSPGPGYLNMVLRQLPWWDHLDAGPVNIYSTAWIVIITGFSLTSFVYLFVSAGMSNISSEHLEAAQLSGSTTLGVFFKVVLPLLRPSLVYGGGVALLLGLGQFTAPLLLGQNEGLKVLTTEMYFRASESPANFAAAAAAGSPLVILGILVVLAQRLLLGNQARFVTHGGKSFAPTSGQSHWATVVVALYGLLALVLPMIGVVIVSLTPYWSGDLSWSLFTFDNYRQLVDTPGIMESVVTSVVTSLAAVAICVPLGLAVALLIAKGQHVPFLRLLGDLVSALPLGIPAVIFGVGFLLTYTEPPFILYGTRTVIVLVYVVLMLPFATRMLLTALISMGNSYTEASAVSGASPLVTTMRVTLPSLKPAALSAVALMFILLTHEFAASIMVRSSTTQVMGTVLYDHWSNGSYPLVAAMSILMTAVTTAGVALAMAIGGRNVLDNL; encoded by the coding sequence ATGACGATGACCCGTGCCGCGGCCCATGCGGCTCCCACCCCCACACCGTGGTCCCGTCTGGCCGCGTCGCGCCTGTGGCGCAGTCGTATCGGCTACGGCGTCCTGATCGCAGTGCTGGCCTACCTGATCGTGTGGCCCCTCTACAAGCTCCAGTCGATGGCCTTCGCCGACGGCGCCCAGGGCTACCGGGACCAGTTCGGCCGCGACGACGTGGCCCAGACGTTGCAGACCACGGCGCTGCTGGCCGTCGTCTCGGTGGTCATCGCGATGGTGCTGGGCACGATCCTGGCGTTCGCCGTGAGTCGGCTGCCGGGAGGCGTCGGCTGGCTGCGCATCGTCCCGCTCCTGCCGATCGTCATGCCGTCGGTCGCGAACGTGGTCGGGTGGGCGTTCCTGCTCTCGCCCGGTCCCGGATACCTCAACATGGTCCTGCGCCAGTTGCCCTGGTGGGACCACCTCGACGCCGGTCCGGTCAACATCTACTCCACCGCGTGGATCGTCATCATCACGGGCTTCAGCCTCACCTCCTTCGTGTACCTGTTCGTCTCCGCCGGGATGTCCAACATCTCGTCCGAGCACCTGGAAGCGGCCCAGCTGAGCGGATCGACCACGCTCGGGGTCTTCTTCAAGGTCGTGCTCCCGCTGCTGCGCCCCTCCCTCGTCTACGGCGGCGGTGTCGCGCTGCTCCTGGGACTGGGGCAGTTCACCGCGCCTCTGCTGCTCGGGCAGAACGAAGGTCTCAAGGTCCTGACGACCGAGATGTACTTCCGGGCCTCGGAGTCGCCGGCCAACTTCGCCGCCGCTGCTGCCGCCGGGTCACCGTTGGTGATCCTGGGCATCCTCGTGGTCCTGGCCCAGCGTCTGCTGCTGGGCAACCAGGCACGATTCGTCACCCACGGAGGCAAGTCGTTCGCTCCCACCTCGGGCCAGTCGCACTGGGCCACCGTGGTGGTGGCCCTGTACGGTCTGCTGGCGCTCGTGCTCCCGATGATCGGGGTGGTGATCGTCTCGCTGACGCCCTACTGGTCCGGAGACCTCTCCTGGAGCCTCTTCACCTTCGACAACTACCGTCAATTGGTGGACACCCCCGGCATCATGGAGTCGGTCGTCACCAGCGTCGTGACCTCGCTGGCCGCGGTTGCGATCTGCGTCCCGCTCGGCCTGGCCGTCGCGCTGCTCATCGCCAAGGGTCAGCACGTGCCCTTCCTGCGGCTGTTGGGCGACCTGGTCTCCGCGCTGCCGCTCGGCATCCCCGCGGTGATCTTCGGTGTCGGATTCCTGCTCACCTACACGGAGCCGCCGTTCATCCTCTACGGCACCCGGACGGTGATCGTCCTGGTCTACGTCGTGCTCATGCTTCCCTTCGCCACGCGGATGCTGCTGACGGCTCTGATCTCGATGGGGAACAGCTACACCGAGGCCTCCGCGGTCAGCGGCGCGAGTCCGCTGGTCACGACGATGCGGGTCACCCTGCCCTCGCTGAAGCCCGCCGCGCTCAGCGCCGTCGCGCTGATGTTCATCCTGCTCACACATGAGTTCGCCGCCTCGATCATGGTGCGCTCGTCCACGACGCAGGTCATGGGCACCGTGCTCTACGACCACTGGAGCAACGGCTCCTACCCGCTGGTCGCGGCGATGTCGATCCTGATGACGGCCGTGACCACCGCGGGCGTCGCGCTGGCCATGGCGATCGGTGGTCGCAACGTCCTCGACAACCTGTGA
- a CDS encoding ABC transporter ATP-binding protein codes for MSSAFKISGLHKAYGSNVIVDDLDLEIEQGEFLVLLGPSGCGKTTTLRCLAGLETPERGTIELAGRPVFDAAARTNVPAHQRNLGMVFQSYALWPNMTVRKNIAYPLKVRKMKDALAAGRVEEAAAMVDTGHLLDRYPSQLSGGQQQRVAVARGLAARPELVLFDEPLSNLDARLRDSVRTEIHRLHESLGFGAVFVTHDQSEAFALGDKLAIMNKGRIEQMGTPQEVFDNPGTDFVAEFIGMANRIELERAGSRWRTRGGNEIELLRELPDAQHVVARLWPDDVALHRAGDRVPDHAVALDAVLLASEFGGRHYDVTVAAGPEQFRLRVASAQHGAWLRSAHEGEPVVISFRPEAMQVYADSAPVAPAQALAATA; via the coding sequence ATGTCTTCTGCCTTCAAGATCAGTGGCCTGCACAAGGCCTACGGCTCCAACGTGATCGTGGACGATCTCGACCTCGAGATCGAGCAGGGCGAGTTCCTGGTCCTGCTCGGCCCCTCGGGCTGCGGCAAGACCACCACCCTGCGCTGTCTCGCCGGTCTGGAGACCCCCGAACGAGGCACCATCGAACTGGCCGGACGCCCGGTCTTCGACGCTGCTGCCCGCACCAACGTCCCCGCGCACCAGCGCAACCTGGGCATGGTCTTCCAGTCGTACGCACTGTGGCCCAACATGACGGTGCGCAAGAACATCGCCTACCCGCTGAAGGTCCGCAAGATGAAGGACGCCCTCGCGGCAGGCCGGGTCGAGGAGGCCGCGGCGATGGTCGACACCGGCCACCTGCTCGACCGCTACCCCTCCCAGCTCTCCGGTGGTCAGCAGCAGCGAGTGGCCGTCGCCCGAGGTCTCGCGGCGCGCCCCGAACTCGTCCTCTTCGACGAGCCCCTCTCCAACCTGGACGCTCGCCTGCGTGACTCCGTGCGCACCGAGATCCACCGCCTGCACGAGAGCCTCGGATTCGGCGCGGTCTTCGTCACCCACGACCAGTCCGAGGCCTTCGCACTGGGCGACAAGCTCGCGATCATGAACAAGGGTCGGATCGAGCAGATGGGCACCCCGCAGGAGGTCTTCGACAACCCGGGGACCGACTTCGTGGCCGAGTTCATCGGCATGGCCAACCGCATCGAGCTCGAGCGTGCTGGTTCCCGGTGGCGGACGCGCGGCGGCAACGAGATCGAACTGCTCCGCGAGCTCCCGGACGCCCAGCACGTGGTGGCCCGGCTCTGGCCCGACGACGTCGCCCTGCACCGCGCCGGTGACCGGGTGCCTGATCACGCCGTGGCGCTGGACGCGGTGCTGCTGGCCTCCGAGTTCGGTGGACGGCACTACGACGTCACTGTCGCTGCGGGGCCGGAGCAGTTCCGTCTGCGCGTCGCGTCGGCACAGCACGGCGCATGGTTGCGCAGCGCCCACGAGGGCGAGCCCGTGGTCATCTCCTTCCGCCCCGAGGCGATGCAGGTCTACGCCGACTCGGCCCCCGTCGCACCCGCGCAGGCACTGGCGGCCACCGCGTGA
- a CDS encoding zinc-binding dehydrogenase, which yields MSTGLSAAATAEDVVLPATMQAWQWTGTGRPLTLNDVPVPRPGPGEVLLRVRAAGMCHSDVGELDEPSWAENIHQNPITLGHEIAGDVVALGESVTGIELGQRFGVFPMGDTVPGYGRDGGYAAYHLVSASDLVAVPDGLGYDLAALGTDAGMTSHHAVVEVAGAVPGQRIGIIGLGGLGQVGARIAVLHGAEVHAADTNPAAVELGRSLGLASVVSSAEELIGLELDAVVDFAGFGSTTQAGLMAIRKGGTVVMVGMGAHTTPLVTADVVHQKARIVGSSGGTAADIAAVYTLLASGDLAPVVTHLRFDQVPEGIERLRAGGVTGRLVVLND from the coding sequence GTGAGCACCGGTCTCAGCGCCGCCGCGACCGCGGAGGACGTCGTCCTCCCGGCGACCATGCAGGCCTGGCAGTGGACCGGCACCGGCCGGCCCCTGACTCTGAACGACGTGCCCGTGCCCCGGCCGGGCCCCGGTGAAGTCCTGCTCCGCGTGCGCGCGGCCGGGATGTGTCACTCCGACGTGGGGGAGCTGGACGAACCGTCGTGGGCGGAGAACATCCACCAGAACCCGATCACCCTGGGACACGAGATCGCCGGCGACGTGGTCGCTCTCGGCGAGTCGGTCACCGGCATCGAGCTGGGCCAGAGATTCGGGGTGTTCCCGATGGGGGACACCGTGCCCGGCTACGGACGGGACGGCGGGTATGCCGCGTACCACCTGGTGTCGGCGTCCGACCTCGTCGCCGTTCCGGACGGTCTGGGCTACGACCTGGCTGCGCTGGGCACCGACGCCGGCATGACCTCGCACCATGCCGTGGTCGAGGTCGCCGGGGCGGTCCCCGGCCAGCGGATCGGGATCATCGGCCTCGGCGGGCTCGGACAGGTCGGCGCGCGGATCGCGGTGCTCCACGGCGCCGAGGTGCACGCCGCCGACACCAACCCCGCGGCCGTCGAACTGGGACGTTCCCTGGGGCTGGCCTCCGTCGTCTCCAGCGCCGAGGAACTCATCGGCCTCGAGCTGGACGCCGTGGTCGACTTCGCCGGGTTCGGGTCGACCACCCAGGCCGGCCTGATGGCCATCCGCAAGGGTGGAACCGTCGTGATGGTCGGCATGGGCGCGCACACCACGCCGCTGGTCACCGCCGACGTCGTCCACCAGAAGGCGCGGATCGTCGGCAGTTCCGGCGGCACCGCCGCCGACATCGCAGCCGTCTACACGTTGCTCGCCTCCGGAGACCTGGCCCCCGTGGTCACGCACCTGCGCTTCGACCAGGTGCCCGAGGGCATCGAGCGGCTCCGGGCCGGAGGCGTCACCGGACGCCTGGTCGTCCTCAACGACTGA
- a CDS encoding NADP-dependent oxidoreductase: protein MAFAREVHVRSYPDAAVGPEHFEVVEVPVPTPAEGEVLVRNTWTSVDPGMRLRLRPHAPEGYFTAFELGRPMDGVITLGEVVESRAEGFAVGDTVWHPFGWRTHAVVPAGVELMNGAATLRRLDVTDVEPQWYLGPLGAMGLTAWSGLAVVDALKGGETLWVSAAAGAVGSLVAQIGVLLGHRVLASAGTDAKVAWLRDEVGVAGAFNHRTQPLAPTLRELAPEGIDVYFDNVGGDHLEAALDAMAMHGRIALCGSVSDYEGEAVGPRNIFLATAKHLTLQGFRGSLHIGVMEEMQRRLGGWLRSGELVQRETVYSGLEQAPRAMADMLAGRTVGKTLVRLA from the coding sequence GTGGCGTTCGCCCGCGAGGTCCACGTCAGGTCCTACCCCGACGCGGCGGTGGGGCCGGAGCACTTCGAGGTGGTGGAGGTCCCTGTCCCGACGCCCGCCGAGGGCGAGGTGCTGGTGCGCAACACCTGGACCTCGGTCGACCCGGGGATGCGGCTGCGGCTGCGCCCGCACGCACCTGAGGGCTACTTCACCGCCTTCGAGCTGGGACGTCCGATGGACGGGGTGATCACCCTCGGCGAGGTCGTCGAGTCGCGGGCCGAGGGGTTCGCGGTCGGCGACACCGTCTGGCACCCCTTCGGGTGGCGCACGCACGCGGTCGTCCCGGCCGGCGTCGAACTGATGAACGGAGCCGCGACCCTGCGGCGTCTGGACGTCACCGACGTCGAGCCCCAGTGGTACCTCGGTCCGCTCGGGGCGATGGGTCTGACCGCGTGGAGCGGACTGGCCGTGGTCGATGCGTTGAAGGGCGGTGAGACGCTCTGGGTCTCCGCTGCGGCCGGCGCCGTGGGCTCACTGGTGGCACAGATCGGCGTCCTGCTCGGACATCGCGTGCTCGCCAGTGCCGGCACTGACGCAAAGGTCGCCTGGCTGCGCGACGAGGTGGGCGTGGCCGGAGCGTTCAACCATCGCACCCAGCCCCTGGCTCCGACACTGCGTGAGCTGGCGCCGGAGGGGATCGACGTCTACTTCGACAACGTCGGTGGGGACCACCTCGAGGCGGCTCTGGACGCGATGGCCATGCACGGCCGGATCGCTCTGTGCGGCTCGGTCAGCGACTACGAGGGCGAGGCTGTCGGTCCGCGCAACATCTTCCTGGCCACCGCCAAGCACCTGACGCTCCAGGGGTTCCGCGGCAGCCTGCACATCGGCGTGATGGAGGAGATGCAGCGCCGCCTCGGTGGGTGGCTCCGCTCGGGAGAGCTCGTGCAGCGCGAGACGGTGTACTCGGGCCTGGAGCAGGCGCCGAGGGCCATGGCCGACATGCTGGCCGGACGCACCGTGGGCAAGACGCTCGTCCGCCTCGCCTGA
- a CDS encoding ABC transporter ATP-binding protein — protein sequence MLTGTDLSFRWSRRGPWILHEHAIEVAPGEVVGLRGPSGSGKSTLAAVLAGLQRPASGTVLVDDEPLASFTGASPVQVVLQHPDRAMNPRWTIREVLAEALPLRRREALVRVDEIVAEDWARHGLVNPDWLGRHPHEISGGELQRVNLLRALCAEPRYLLADEISASLDAITQTVLWHRIEHEVKSRRIGVLAVSHDSALLEQVADRIVDFRTP from the coding sequence GTGCTGACCGGGACCGACCTCTCTTTCCGCTGGTCGCGTCGCGGCCCGTGGATCCTGCACGAGCACGCGATCGAGGTGGCGCCCGGCGAGGTCGTGGGCCTGCGTGGCCCCTCAGGGTCGGGCAAGTCGACCTTGGCCGCAGTGCTCGCCGGGCTGCAGCGTCCGGCGTCGGGCACGGTGCTCGTCGACGACGAGCCGTTGGCGTCGTTCACGGGTGCGTCGCCGGTGCAGGTGGTGCTCCAGCACCCCGACCGCGCGATGAACCCGCGCTGGACGATCCGCGAGGTGCTGGCCGAGGCGTTGCCGCTGCGTCGTCGTGAGGCGTTGGTGCGCGTCGACGAGATCGTCGCCGAGGACTGGGCCCGTCACGGACTCGTGAACCCTGACTGGCTGGGACGACACCCGCACGAGATCTCCGGCGGCGAGCTGCAGCGGGTCAACCTGCTGCGGGCGCTCTGCGCCGAACCCCGCTACCTGCTGGCCGACGAGATCTCGGCCAGCCTGGACGCGATCACCCAGACGGTGCTGTGGCACCGGATCGAGCACGAGGTGAAGTCGCGCCGGATCGGCGTCCTGGCCGTCTCCCACGACTCCGCACTCCTGGAGCAGGTGGCCGACCGGATCGTCGACTTCCGCACCCCCTGA
- a CDS encoding ATP-binding cassette domain-containing protein: protein MNATPAPAPSGQPLLEVQHLAVSFTQYERGLRRRELTPVTDMSVSVNAGEVVALVGASGAGKSLLGQAVLGMLPPNATSSGVIRWQGRELDLAGRRALAGREVAFLPQSLSHLDPTATVGAQVRRSARLQGASRREAKTRALDALTSQGLDASVLKLYPHELSGGMGRRVLTACALMGSPSLVIADEPTPGLASESVTAVLDRLRGIAATGAGVLLITHEITGALTVADRVVVVDRGRSLEEAPVSAFTGHGVALTHPYSRQLWMALPGNGFQVPADHVAHTFHVMEHDHAHPHTEEQPC from the coding sequence GTGAACGCCACTCCTGCTCCTGCGCCCAGCGGCCAGCCACTGCTGGAGGTCCAGCACCTCGCGGTCTCCTTCACCCAGTACGAACGCGGCCTGCGTCGTCGGGAACTCACCCCGGTCACCGACATGTCGGTGAGCGTCAACGCCGGCGAGGTCGTCGCCCTCGTGGGAGCCAGCGGCGCCGGCAAGAGCCTGCTCGGCCAAGCCGTCCTGGGCATGCTCCCGCCCAACGCGACGTCCTCGGGCGTGATCCGCTGGCAGGGTCGCGAGCTCGACCTCGCCGGACGCCGAGCCCTCGCCGGACGCGAGGTCGCGTTCCTGCCGCAGTCGCTCAGCCACCTCGACCCGACCGCGACGGTCGGGGCACAGGTGCGCCGTTCCGCACGTCTCCAGGGCGCGTCGCGTCGTGAGGCGAAGACCCGGGCGCTCGACGCGCTGACCTCCCAAGGGCTCGACGCGTCGGTGCTGAAGCTCTACCCGCACGAACTCTCCGGCGGCATGGGACGACGCGTCCTCACCGCGTGTGCGCTGATGGGATCGCCGTCGTTGGTGATCGCCGACGAGCCGACGCCCGGTCTGGCGTCGGAGAGCGTCACCGCTGTCCTCGATCGACTGCGTGGCATCGCCGCGACCGGCGCCGGCGTCCTGCTGATCACCCACGAGATCACCGGTGCGCTGACGGTGGCCGACCGCGTGGTCGTCGTCGACCGGGGTCGTTCGTTGGAGGAGGCGCCGGTGAGCGCGTTCACCGGCCACGGCGTCGCGCTGACGCACCCGTACTCGCGCCAGTTGTGGATGGCGCTGCCCGGCAACGGGTTCCAGGTACCGGCCGACCACGTCGCGCACACGTTCCACGTGATGGAGCACGACCACGCCCACCCCCACACCGAGGAGCAGCCGTGCTGA
- a CDS encoding ABC transporter permease gives MSEATLSPATGSPHGGGQRTGSSLRAAWRNRRTRTLTSLTLALLVVVAVVVVGGVVRDDAAVTDLTQKTLAPSGEHWFGTDPYGRDLFERTMVGLRLSLVVGTTAAVLSGLISIALTLFATVGGRWAMATVNWLIDLFLALPHLVLLILVAFALGGGTDAVVLAVGLTHWPRLTRVLISVAREINATDYVALSRTFGSSRRFVARRHLAVHLVPHFSIGVILMFPHAILHEAALSFLGLGIDPGQPAIGILLADSMRYLSAGHWWLAALPGLALLLIVKLIDRIGDDLRMLSDPRSAHL, from the coding sequence ATGAGCGAGGCCACCCTCTCCCCCGCGACCGGCTCGCCGCACGGTGGTGGGCAGCGCACCGGATCCTCGCTGCGTGCCGCGTGGCGCAACCGTCGCACCCGCACGCTGACCAGTCTCACGCTGGCACTGCTGGTGGTGGTTGCGGTGGTCGTCGTCGGTGGAGTCGTCCGCGACGACGCCGCCGTCACCGACCTGACGCAGAAGACGCTGGCCCCCAGCGGCGAGCACTGGTTCGGCACCGATCCCTACGGCCGCGACCTCTTCGAACGCACGATGGTGGGCCTGCGGCTCAGCCTCGTCGTCGGCACCACCGCCGCCGTGCTCTCGGGCCTGATCTCGATCGCCCTGACCCTCTTCGCAACCGTCGGTGGACGCTGGGCGATGGCGACGGTCAACTGGCTGATCGACCTCTTCCTGGCCCTGCCGCACCTGGTGCTGCTGATCCTCGTGGCGTTCGCGCTCGGCGGCGGCACCGACGCGGTCGTCCTGGCCGTCGGCCTGACGCACTGGCCGCGGCTGACCCGCGTGCTGATCTCGGTGGCCCGCGAGATCAACGCCACCGACTACGTCGCGCTCTCGCGCACCTTCGGTTCGTCGCGACGCTTCGTCGCCCGACGCCACCTGGCCGTCCACCTGGTGCCGCACTTCTCGATCGGCGTGATCCTGATGTTCCCGCACGCGATCCTGCACGAGGCGGCGCTGTCGTTCCTCGGCCTGGGCATCGACCCCGGCCAGCCTGCGATCGGCATCCTGCTCGCCGACTCCATGCGGTACCTCTCCGCCGGCCACTGGTGGCTCGCAGCCCTGCCCGGCCTCGCGCTGCTGCTGATCGTGAAGCTGATCGACCGGATCGGCGACGACCTACGGATGCTCTCGGACCCGAGGAGCGCACACCTGTGA
- a CDS encoding ABC transporter permease, translated as MSTAVDAPEAVSAPSPSRRTAGRTGGRTTGLVVGKLLRLLSLLVATVVGIFVLLSYSPVDPVQAYVGADSAALSAEQKAQIAERWGLDDPPLERFGAWAGNLLQGDWGTSQVYGEPVLDVIGERFMASLALMALAWIFSGVLGFILGLVAGARQGRLTDRVLSWFAYTLASSPTFWVGLLLLYVFAVQLQWAPVCCAGPIGALPGEVSLLERLHHLVLPALTLSVVGVSPVLLHTRHATIEALASDQVSFARSQGEKLPGLVLHRVVRNAAAPALMLQFASVGELFGGAVLAEQVFTYPGLGEATTTAAMRQDVPLLMGISIITAVLIFVGNALGDVAHRAVAPQTKEVGA; from the coding sequence ATGTCCACAGCAGTTGACGCCCCCGAGGCAGTCAGCGCGCCGAGTCCGTCCCGGCGCACTGCCGGCCGTACGGGCGGGCGTACGACCGGGCTGGTCGTCGGGAAGTTACTCCGGCTCCTCAGCCTGCTCGTCGCCACCGTCGTCGGCATCTTCGTCCTGCTCTCCTACTCCCCCGTGGACCCGGTGCAGGCCTACGTCGGCGCCGACTCCGCCGCCCTGAGCGCGGAGCAGAAGGCACAGATCGCCGAGCGCTGGGGACTCGACGACCCGCCGCTGGAACGCTTCGGCGCCTGGGCCGGCAACCTCCTCCAGGGCGACTGGGGCACCTCGCAGGTCTACGGCGAACCCGTCCTCGACGTCATCGGCGAACGGTTCATGGCGAGCCTCGCGCTGATGGCCCTGGCCTGGATCTTCTCCGGTGTCCTCGGGTTCATCCTCGGCCTCGTCGCCGGTGCCCGCCAGGGTCGCCTCACCGACCGCGTCCTGTCATGGTTCGCCTACACGCTCGCGTCGTCCCCGACCTTCTGGGTCGGCCTGCTGCTGCTCTACGTCTTCGCCGTGCAACTGCAGTGGGCGCCGGTCTGCTGCGCCGGCCCGATCGGCGCACTGCCCGGCGAGGTCTCACTGCTGGAGCGTCTGCACCACCTCGTGCTCCCGGCCCTGACGCTCAGCGTCGTCGGTGTCTCGCCGGTCCTGCTGCACACCCGGCACGCCACCATCGAGGCACTGGCCAGCGACCAGGTCTCGTTCGCCCGTTCCCAGGGCGAGAAGTTGCCCGGCCTCGTCCTGCACCGTGTCGTCCGCAACGCCGCAGCCCCCGCGCTGATGCTGCAGTTCGCCTCCGTCGGTGAGCTCTTCGGCGGTGCGGTCCTGGCCGAACAGGTCTTCACCTACCCCGGCCTCGGCGAGGCCACCACCACCGCCGCGATGCGCCAGGACGTCCCGCTGCTGATGGGCATCTCGATCATCACCGCGGTGCTGATCTTCGTCGGCAACGCCCTCGGCGACGTCGCGCACCGCGCCGTCGCACCCCAGACCAAGGAGGTCGGCGCATGA
- a CDS encoding cryptochrome/photolyase family protein, with translation MTRPAAPAPVLVWLRRDLRIEDHPAIGAATALANESGATVLPLVVLDETLALSETRRARYGAAVDALAACLSDLGGSLLTQAGDPREVLPDVAQALGATHVVVSGEHTPHARRRDAAVADRLASRGVVMTSAGSCHVLAPGTVRTKAGTQPKVFTPFFRTWLDQVRRDLSEAPPLGPAPEDVPWHHLDTSTPHRDDAPAQEAPIQEAPAQEAGEAAALHRWDGFRADMAGYAADRDLPAADATSRLSIALRLGEVHPARLVADLLDDHADRAAANGEAPGDVDLDADVRKFLAEIAWRDFHADVLWHRPEALWVDMNPAPAGIHDEPGEQFDAWREGRTGYPLVDAGMRQLLAEGWMHNRVRMVTASFLVKDLLLPWQVGARHFLEHLLDGDPASNNLGWQWVAGVGTDAAPYHRVMNPTAQATRFDPRGEYVRQWIPELRHLGGKKALEPWKHDDGHSDGYPRPIVDHSEQRTEALLRWRNARA, from the coding sequence GTGACCAGACCCGCCGCACCCGCTCCCGTTCTCGTCTGGCTGCGCCGCGACCTGCGCATCGAGGACCATCCCGCGATCGGCGCCGCGACCGCGCTGGCCAACGAGAGCGGCGCGACGGTGCTGCCGCTCGTCGTCCTCGACGAGACCTTGGCGCTCAGCGAGACCCGACGTGCGCGGTACGGCGCCGCCGTCGACGCACTCGCCGCATGCCTCTCCGACCTGGGCGGCAGCCTGCTGACGCAGGCGGGCGACCCCCGAGAGGTCCTGCCCGACGTGGCCCAGGCACTGGGTGCGACCCACGTGGTGGTCAGTGGCGAACACACACCCCACGCCCGACGCCGCGACGCCGCCGTCGCCGATCGACTGGCCAGCCGGGGCGTCGTGATGACGTCGGCCGGCTCGTGCCACGTGCTCGCACCGGGCACCGTGCGCACCAAGGCCGGTACGCAGCCCAAGGTGTTCACCCCCTTCTTCCGCACGTGGCTGGACCAGGTGCGACGCGACCTGAGTGAGGCGCCACCCTTGGGCCCGGCACCCGAGGACGTCCCGTGGCACCACCTCGACACCTCGACCCCGCACCGCGACGACGCACCCGCACAGGAGGCGCCCATACAGGAGGCGCCCGCACAGGAGGCGGGCGAAGCCGCTGCCCTGCATCGATGGGACGGCTTCCGTGCCGACATGGCCGGGTACGCGGCCGACCGCGACCTGCCCGCCGCGGACGCGACCAGTCGCCTCTCGATCGCCCTGCGCCTGGGCGAGGTGCACCCCGCGCGGCTCGTCGCCGACCTGCTCGACGACCACGCCGACCGCGCTGCCGCCAACGGCGAGGCGCCCGGCGACGTCGACCTCGACGCGGACGTACGCAAGTTCCTGGCCGAGATCGCATGGCGCGACTTCCACGCCGACGTGCTGTGGCACCGCCCCGAAGCACTCTGGGTCGACATGAATCCGGCGCCCGCAGGGATCCACGACGAGCCGGGCGAACAGTTCGACGCATGGCGCGAAGGCCGCACCGGCTACCCGCTCGTCGACGCCGGCATGCGGCAGTTGCTGGCCGAGGGGTGGATGCACAACCGGGTCCGGATGGTGACGGCGAGCTTCCTGGTCAAGGACCTCCTGCTGCCGTGGCAGGTGGGCGCGCGGCACTTCCTGGAGCACCTGCTCGACGGCGACCCGGCGTCGAACAACCTGGGGTGGCAGTGGGTGGCGGGCGTCGGGACCGATGCTGCGCCGTACCACCGCGTCATGAACCCGACGGCGCAGGCGACGCGGTTCGATCCGCGCGGGGAGTACGTGCGGCAGTGGATCCCGGAGCTGCGCCATCTGGGCGGCAAGAAGGCACTCGAACCCTGGAAGCACGACGACGGGCACAGCGACGGATACCCGCGCCCGATCGTCGACCACTCCGAGCAGCGGACCGAGGCGCTGCTGCGCTGGCGCAACGCCCGCGCCTGA
- a CDS encoding MerR family transcriptional regulator: MYTIKHAAEMIGVNVATLRAWERRYEIAVPLRTDSGYRLYDDEALRALSTMNSLVMDGMAPRQAAEEAKRLLAGEVQTRTVVVDTFEGIPDDAAGATEALLVAAERLDVAAVTRLLDARYASASFEAVTDDWLLPAMTELGLAWASGRVTVAGEHMVSHAVVRRLSAAFDAAAAPLAGPRVVVGLPPKSRHELGLLGFAVCSRRAGLPTTYVGADLPVEDWASAVRTRGASAVVLAASMTRDLAHVEAVVEMLGVAQPDLLVAVGGGLQDRTPASCVRLGHRVGDAARTLAERLTA, from the coding sequence ATGTACACGATCAAGCACGCGGCCGAGATGATCGGCGTCAACGTCGCGACCCTGCGCGCCTGGGAACGGCGCTACGAGATCGCGGTCCCCTTGCGCACCGACTCCGGCTACCGCCTCTACGACGACGAAGCCCTGCGCGCGCTCAGCACCATGAACTCCCTCGTCATGGACGGGATGGCGCCCAGGCAGGCCGCGGAGGAGGCCAAGCGGCTCCTCGCCGGGGAGGTCCAGACCCGCACCGTCGTCGTCGACACCTTCGAAGGCATTCCCGACGACGCCGCCGGTGCCACCGAAGCCCTGCTGGTCGCCGCCGAACGCCTCGACGTCGCCGCGGTCACCCGACTGCTCGACGCCCGCTACGCCAGCGCCTCCTTCGAGGCTGTCACCGACGACTGGCTGCTCCCTGCCATGACCGAACTCGGCCTGGCCTGGGCCTCGGGACGCGTCACCGTGGCGGGCGAACACATGGTCTCCCACGCGGTGGTCCGACGCCTCTCCGCGGCGTTCGACGCCGCTGCCGCACCGTTGGCCGGGCCGCGCGTCGTCGTCGGTCTGCCGCCCAAGTCGCGTCACGAGCTGGGTCTGCTCGGCTTCGCGGTCTGCTCGCGTCGCGCTGGTCTGCCGACGACGTACGTGGGCGCCGACCTGCCGGTCGAGGACTGGGCCTCCGCGGTCCGTACTCGAGGCGCATCGGCCGTGGTGCTGGCGGCCTCCATGACCCGCGACCTCGCCCACGTCGAGGCCGTCGTCGAGATGCTCGGTGTCGCCCAGCCGGACCTGCTCGTGGCGGTCGGCGGTGGACTCCAGGACCGCACCCCGGCGTCCTGCGTGCGTCTGGGACACCGGGTCGGCGACGCCGCCCGGACGCTCGCTGAACGCCTCACTGCCTGA